One segment of Radiobacillus kanasensis DNA contains the following:
- a CDS encoding YveK family protein: protein MGETISLKEIFETIKKRLLLIILLTIGAAIVSAGVTYFVMTPTYQSSSQFIVNQKESAQMGVDVNEIRSNIEIINTYNVIIKSPAILQDVADELNLSLTADQLAEMIQVSSEQNSQVVTVTATDESPKQAVDIANTTVSVFKEKIPTLMNVDNVNILSEAFVPDDPSPVNPKPLLNMAVAVVLGIVVGVGLAFLLEYLDNTIKTEIDVEQRLDIPVLGVIPHIREDDLINTAFTQQVARRGRGEFDGQKKKTV from the coding sequence ATGGGAGAAACGATTTCGTTGAAAGAAATATTCGAAACAATTAAGAAGAGGTTACTATTAATCATACTTCTTACGATAGGTGCAGCAATAGTAAGTGCAGGTGTTACGTATTTCGTGATGACACCAACCTATCAATCTAGCTCACAGTTTATTGTCAATCAGAAAGAATCCGCACAAATGGGTGTAGATGTAAATGAAATTCGCTCTAATATCGAAATTATAAATACGTATAACGTTATTATAAAAAGCCCTGCTATTCTACAGGATGTGGCAGATGAATTGAATCTATCGTTGACAGCGGATCAGCTAGCAGAAATGATTCAAGTTTCTAGTGAACAGAATTCTCAAGTTGTTACAGTAACAGCAACGGATGAAAGTCCGAAACAGGCAGTTGATATCGCAAATACTACGGTTAGCGTGTTCAAAGAAAAGATACCGACACTAATGAACGTAGATAATGTAAACATTCTGTCAGAGGCTTTCGTTCCAGATGATCCAAGTCCAGTGAATCCAAAACCATTATTAAACATGGCAGTTGCTGTTGTATTAGGCATAGTGGTTGGAGTGGGACTCGCCTTTTTACTTGAGTATTTAGATAACACGATAAAGACAGAAATTGATGTTGAGCAAAGACTAGATATTCCAGTCTTAGGAGTAATACCACATATTAGAGAAGATGATTTAATTAACACTGCTTTTACTCAACAAGTGGCTCGCAGAGGAAGGGGAGAATTTGATGGCCAGAAGAAAAAGACAGTTTAA
- a CDS encoding nitroreductase family protein yields MTTLSGLKQEVKENRKPEYDADPLFVNRWSPRSFSDKKVSEETLLGVLEAARWAPSAMNLQPWRFIVARTEENREKFQSFVMEGNQAWSKKAPVLILLVSEKERDGNEIGTHAFDTGAAWGFLSLQAAQKGLITHAMGGIYKDKAKEVLDIPDHFEVQALVALGYQGVMENLPENLQEREKPSDRRKVKESAFEGTFGKELV; encoded by the coding sequence ATGACAACTCTTTCCGGGTTAAAGCAAGAAGTAAAAGAAAACCGTAAGCCAGAATATGATGCCGATCCGTTATTTGTGAATCGCTGGTCACCAAGATCCTTTAGTGATAAGAAGGTATCTGAGGAAACATTACTAGGAGTTCTGGAGGCAGCTCGCTGGGCCCCGTCTGCCATGAACCTACAACCGTGGAGATTTATTGTAGCAAGAACAGAGGAAAATCGTGAAAAGTTTCAATCGTTTGTTATGGAAGGAAATCAGGCATGGTCGAAAAAAGCACCTGTCCTCATCCTACTAGTATCTGAAAAAGAAAGAGATGGGAATGAAATTGGAACACATGCTTTTGATACTGGAGCCGCTTGGGGTTTTCTATCGTTACAAGCCGCCCAAAAAGGTTTGATTACCCATGCGATGGGTGGCATCTATAAAGATAAAGCAAAAGAGGTTTTAGACATCCCAGATCATTTTGAAGTTCAAGCTTTAGTTGCGCTTGGGTATCAAGGAGTTATGGAAAACCTACCAGAAAACCTACAAGAAAGAGAAAAACCTTCGGATAGAAGAAAAGTTAAGGAATCTGCGTTCGAGGGTACTTTTGGGAAAGAACTAGTATAG